In a single window of the Serratia quinivorans genome:
- the tagE gene encoding Probable poly(glycerol-phosphate) alpha-glucosyltransferase, with amino-acid sequence MARQTAGWQLHIVGDGPDRAALQQQIDAAGLAEQVKLLPATADIAGHYRQAAMLLMTSRYEGLPMVLIEAMSFGLPLVAFDCQTGPAELIDDEGNGYLVAEGDIEAFSRRTLALIDDGQLRQRFSLRSLERAQQFIPERIYPQWQQLIAGG; translated from the coding sequence GTGGCACGGCAAACGGCGGGCTGGCAACTGCATATCGTCGGTGATGGCCCGGATCGGGCGGCGTTACAGCAACAGATTGACGCCGCCGGGTTGGCTGAACAGGTGAAGTTGCTGCCGGCGACCGCGGACATTGCCGGCCACTATCGCCAGGCGGCAATGCTGTTAATGACCTCGCGTTACGAAGGGCTGCCGATGGTGTTGATTGAAGCCATGAGCTTCGGCCTGCCGCTGGTGGCGTTTGACTGCCAGACCGGGCCAGCCGAACTGATCGATGACGAGGGCAATGGCTATCTGGTGGCGGAGGGCGATATCGAGGCCTTCAGCCGACGCACGTTGGCGCTGATCGACGACGGCCAATTGCGTCAACGTTTTTCTCTGCGCTCGCTGGAGCGGGCGCAACAGTTCATCCCTGAGCGGATTTATCCCCAATGGCAACAGCTTATCGCTGGAGGTTAA
- the kfoC_2 gene encoding Chondroitin polymerase produces MSITVSVIIPTYGRSELLARAIDSVLAQTHRPLEIIVVDDNPQGDAHRLATRERLADYIEQGQIIYYPRRHNGGGAQARNSGILRSRGEYITFLDDDDYYHPQKIARQLAFMQQGNYDVSLCDMDILKDGQISAEHYYRARCAGLEDFMLAGVAYTPMIMMRRSMAIAVRGFFNTPRYQDHIFLYRLLAAGANIGTLHERLAVHNDHDGERITSSPKGILGYRNKMQFEKRLMPQISPRARNIMRLRHTCINSRIITDGKSRLAGVLYGLRGIVYVNSGLMAGVYMKNIIRNVFFRGVPF; encoded by the coding sequence ATGAGTATTACCGTCAGCGTCATCATACCCACCTATGGCCGCAGTGAACTGTTGGCACGCGCCATCGACAGCGTGCTGGCGCAAACCCATCGCCCGCTGGAAATTATCGTGGTGGATGACAACCCGCAGGGCGATGCGCATCGCCTGGCGACCCGCGAACGACTGGCCGACTATATCGAGCAGGGGCAGATCATTTACTACCCGCGTCGCCACAACGGCGGGGGCGCACAGGCACGTAACAGCGGGATCCTGCGCTCGCGCGGTGAGTACATTACCTTTCTGGATGATGACGACTACTACCATCCGCAAAAAATCGCCCGTCAGTTGGCGTTTATGCAGCAGGGCAATTACGACGTCAGCCTGTGCGACATGGATATTCTCAAGGACGGGCAGATCAGCGCCGAGCATTATTACCGGGCGCGTTGCGCAGGGCTGGAAGATTTTATGCTGGCCGGGGTGGCCTACACGCCGATGATCATGATGCGGCGCAGCATGGCGATTGCGGTGCGCGGTTTCTTTAATACCCCGCGCTATCAGGATCATATCTTCCTGTACCGGCTGTTGGCGGCCGGGGCGAACATCGGCACGCTGCATGAACGCCTGGCAGTGCACAACGATCATGATGGTGAACGCATCACCTCCAGCCCGAAAGGCATCCTGGGTTACCGCAATAAAATGCAGTTTGAAAAGCGCTTGATGCCGCAGATCTCGCCCCGGGCGCGCAACATCATGCGTTTGCGCCACACCTGCATTAACTCGCGCATCATTACCGACGGCAAGAGCCGTCTGGCTGGGGTGTTATACGGGCTAAGGGGCATTGTCTACGTCAATAGCGGCCTGATGGCTGGGGTCTATATGAAGAATATCATCCGCAATGTGTTTTTCCGTGGCGTGCCTTTCTGA
- the spsA gene encoding Spore coat polysaccharide biosynthesis protein spsA, with translation MEKVSVIMPAYNAAGFIKQSILGVLNQTYQDYHLYVIDDASTDQTAEVVKPFIHDRLTYIRNNTNQGVAETRNIAIEAARGDYIAFCDSDDVWHPNKLARQVGILKTDRYDVVCSHYYTFEDDPARVKNYRGSGEIIAYRDMLKSNWIGNLTGMYNQRQVGKVYQSKVGHEDYVMWLSVLEKARNHLAYCIPEPLAFYRLSAQSLSGNKIQAADWQWQIYRRHLGLSYQKSCYLFFSYLYNAVMKRQ, from the coding sequence ATGGAAAAAGTTTCAGTTATCATGCCGGCTTACAACGCCGCAGGCTTTATCAAACAGTCGATCCTCGGGGTGCTGAACCAGACCTATCAGGATTATCACCTGTATGTGATCGACGATGCCTCCACCGATCAAACCGCCGAGGTGGTGAAACCCTTTATTCACGATCGCCTGACTTACATTCGCAACAACACCAACCAGGGCGTGGCCGAAACCCGCAATATCGCGATAGAAGCGGCGCGTGGCGATTATATTGCCTTCTGCGACAGCGATGATGTCTGGCACCCGAACAAGCTGGCACGCCAGGTCGGCATTCTGAAAACCGACCGCTATGACGTGGTGTGCTCGCACTATTACACCTTTGAAGATGACCCGGCGCGGGTGAAAAACTACCGCGGTTCCGGGGAGATCATCGCCTACCGTGACATGCTGAAAAGCAACTGGATCGGCAATTTGACCGGGATGTATAACCAGCGCCAGGTCGGTAAGGTGTACCAAAGCAAGGTCGGGCACGAGGACTACGTGATGTGGCTGTCGGTGCTGGAAAAAGCGCGTAACCACCTGGCGTATTGCATACCCGAGCCGCTGGCCTTTTACCGTCTTTCTGCACAGTCGTTATCCGGCAATAAAATTCAGGCGGCCGACTGGCAATGGCAGATTTATCGCCGTCATCTGGGGCTTTCCTACCAGAAATCCTGCTATCTGTTCTTCTCTTATCTGTACAACGCGGTGATGAAACGCCAATGA
- the kfoC_1 gene encoding Chondroitin polymerase, whose amino-acid sequence MNITLSLIIPVYKVEAYIEACLCSVLQQLPDWAEVIIVDDGSPDGAIGIAEEVLCRYPQHKLRVSILRQQNQGLSEARNSGIAHAEGRYIGFLDSDDVLLEGYFSILGRLLADNPLADIVAFNAQRFFGFQQRQDPAGRHPGHRTGQCRPPAA is encoded by the coding sequence ATGAATATCACTCTGAGCCTGATTATTCCGGTGTATAAGGTCGAGGCTTATATTGAGGCTTGCCTGTGCTCAGTGCTGCAACAACTGCCGGACTGGGCGGAAGTGATCATCGTGGATGACGGCAGTCCGGATGGCGCTATCGGTATTGCCGAAGAGGTGCTGTGCCGCTATCCGCAGCACAAACTGCGGGTCAGTATTCTGCGTCAGCAAAACCAGGGGCTGAGCGAGGCGCGTAACAGCGGCATTGCCCATGCCGAAGGACGCTATATCGGCTTCCTCGATTCCGATGATGTGCTGCTGGAAGGGTATTTCAGCATTTTGGGGCGCCTGCTGGCGGATAACCCTTTGGCAGACATCGTCGCCTTCAATGCCCAGCGTTTTTTCGGCTTTCAACAACGGCAAGATCCAGCCGGACGGCACCCTGGCCATCGTACCGGGCAATGCCGCCCCCCAGCAGCGTGA
- a CDS encoding Polysaccharide biosynthesis protein, translated as MKAMLMNSLWLMLERVSLSLSGIFVSVYVARYLGPAQYGLINYLLSVIAIAVPLVQLGADAVLFNRVARHRHSGIRLMLASMRLRRQLFALIAIPLMAWALLTQDRTSQIMMALMLFSAYFSVQDVYKIYYDALLKSKLNTLINNLALLLSIVVRLALVHAKLPLEWFAVPYVLSSLIPYAVRWLLFRREQVGMRPIARRHQRRYGRYLLKVGLPLAVSGLSIVIYTRIDQIMIGNYLGEHSVGLYSAAITLSQGWIFVPIALITSMMPGVANARTLLEQEGRIRLLYLVVLLLSMPVILLLSLFPGPIVALMFGDSYRETATILALCSVTSLFSVMGTVSYRAIVLFGGYRFIAIKMPLAALANVLMNLVLIPRYGIAGAAVATLITEFISFFVLNGFFRRGQITRLQVTCYRCLPQLIGKVRELYAK; from the coding sequence ATGAAAGCGATGCTGATGAACTCCCTGTGGTTGATGTTGGAACGGGTATCGCTGAGCCTGTCAGGCATTTTTGTTTCGGTGTACGTGGCGCGCTACCTGGGGCCGGCGCAATACGGGCTGATTAACTACCTGCTGTCGGTGATCGCCATTGCCGTACCGCTGGTGCAGCTGGGGGCCGACGCGGTGTTGTTTAACCGTGTCGCCCGGCACCGGCACAGCGGCATCCGGCTGATGCTGGCCTCGATGCGCCTGCGGCGGCAACTGTTCGCGTTGATCGCCATACCGCTGATGGCCTGGGCGTTGCTGACGCAGGATCGTACCAGCCAGATCATGATGGCGTTGATGCTGTTCAGCGCCTATTTCTCGGTACAGGACGTTTATAAGATTTATTACGACGCCCTGCTGAAATCTAAGTTGAACACGCTGATCAACAATTTGGCGCTGTTACTGTCGATCGTGGTTCGGTTGGCTCTAGTGCATGCCAAACTGCCGCTGGAGTGGTTTGCCGTGCCTTATGTGCTGAGCAGCCTGATCCCCTACGCGGTGCGCTGGCTGCTGTTTCGCCGTGAGCAAGTGGGCATGCGGCCGATCGCCAGGCGTCATCAACGGCGTTACGGACGTTACCTGCTGAAAGTAGGGTTGCCACTGGCGGTTTCGGGCCTGTCGATAGTCATCTACACCCGTATCGATCAAATCATGATCGGTAACTATCTGGGGGAACATAGCGTCGGGTTGTACAGCGCCGCCATCACCCTGAGTCAGGGCTGGATCTTTGTGCCGATTGCGCTGATCACCTCAATGATGCCCGGGGTGGCGAATGCCCGCACTCTGCTCGAACAGGAAGGGCGTATCCGGCTGCTGTATCTGGTGGTGCTGCTGCTTTCGATGCCGGTGATTTTGCTGCTTTCGCTGTTTCCCGGGCCAATAGTGGCGCTGATGTTTGGCGACAGCTACCGTGAAACCGCCACTATCCTGGCGTTGTGTTCGGTGACTTCGTTGTTCTCGGTGATGGGCACCGTCTCTTATCGGGCGATTGTGCTGTTCGGCGGCTACCGATTTATCGCGATAAAAATGCCGCTGGCCGCCCTGGCCAATGTATTGATGAATCTGGTGTTGATCCCGCGTTACGGCATTGCGGGCGCGGCGGTTGCAACGCTGATCACCGAGTTTATTTCATTTTTTGTACTTAATGGTTTTTTCAGAAGAGGACAAATTACCCGGCTGCAGGTGACCTGCTACCGTTGTTTACCTCAACTAATAGGGAAGGTGCGAGAACTTTATGCTAAATAA
- the wzc_2 gene encoding Tyrosine-protein kinase wzc yields the protein MLDTQVQLEGQLNELTFKEAEISKLYTRVHPAYRALLEKRATLEAEKARLGKQVQSLPKTQQEILRLTRDVQVDQQVYMQLMNKQQELSISKAGTVGNIRIIDEAETGLRPVQPQKAMIVLFALLMGGVLSASVVVLRAALHRGIGDTDTLEKRGISVYATVPLSPWQQKRNRAQQQLLTKHGSGKLPILAQEEPEDLSVEAIRSLRTSLHFAMMEAKNNILMVSGASPASGKSFTSTNLAVVIAQAGQRVLLIDADMRKGFLHRWLNNSAKAGLSDMLSGLIAPDQAVKKTDIANLDFVPRGQVPPNPSELLMHQRFADFLRWAGQNYDLVLIDTPPVLAVTDAAIVGHHAGTALMVVRFEVNTVRQIETSIRRFEQNGVTIKGVILNGMVKKTATDAGYYAFAYPSHQEKVQ from the coding sequence GTGCTGGATACCCAGGTTCAGCTTGAAGGCCAGTTGAATGAGCTGACCTTCAAAGAGGCGGAAATCTCCAAGCTTTATACCCGTGTGCATCCGGCCTATCGGGCGCTGTTGGAAAAACGCGCCACGCTGGAAGCGGAAAAAGCCCGCCTTGGCAAGCAGGTACAAAGCCTGCCGAAAACTCAGCAGGAAATTCTGCGCTTAACCCGCGACGTGCAGGTGGACCAGCAGGTCTATATGCAACTGATGAACAAACAGCAGGAGTTGAGCATCAGTAAGGCCGGCACGGTGGGCAATATCCGCATTATCGATGAGGCGGAAACCGGTCTGCGCCCGGTGCAGCCGCAAAAGGCGATGATTGTGTTGTTTGCGCTGCTGATGGGGGGCGTACTGTCAGCCTCGGTGGTGGTGTTGCGCGCCGCGCTTCATCGCGGCATCGGTGACACCGATACGCTGGAAAAACGCGGTATCAGCGTGTACGCCACGGTGCCGCTGTCGCCATGGCAGCAAAAGCGCAACCGCGCTCAGCAGCAACTGCTGACTAAACACGGCAGCGGTAAACTGCCGATATTGGCGCAGGAGGAACCGGAAGATTTGTCTGTTGAGGCGATCCGCAGCCTGCGCACCAGCCTGCACTTCGCCATGATGGAGGCCAAAAACAACATTCTGATGGTCTCGGGCGCCAGCCCCGCCAGCGGCAAAAGCTTTACCAGTACCAACCTGGCGGTGGTGATCGCTCAGGCCGGTCAGCGGGTGTTGTTGATCGACGCCGATATGCGCAAAGGCTTTTTGCACCGCTGGTTGAACAACAGCGCCAAGGCCGGTCTTTCAGACATGCTTTCCGGACTGATCGCACCCGACCAGGCGGTGAAGAAAACCGATATCGCCAATCTGGACTTTGTGCCGCGCGGCCAGGTGCCACCGAATCCGTCTGAACTGCTGATGCATCAGCGCTTTGCCGACTTCCTGCGCTGGGCGGGGCAAAATTACGATCTGGTGCTGATCGATACGCCGCCGGTACTGGCGGTAACCGACGCCGCCATCGTTGGCCATCATGCTGGTACGGCGCTGATGGTGGTGCGTTTTGAGGTTAACACCGTCAGACAGATTGAAACCAGTATCCGTCGCTTCGAGCAGAACGGCGTGACGATTAAAGGGGTGATCCTCAACGGCATGGTGAAGAAAACCGCCACCGATGCCGGTTACTATGCTTTTGCTTACCCCAGCCACCAGGAAAAGGTTCAGTAA
- a CDS encoding mycofactocin system glycosyltransferase, with translation MDLSIVMPVFNNSASLAATLVRMTNACLGFDYEIIVVDNASDQSELDNMRGLLAANRRARLHENKVRSNTAVSCNTGFRLARAEVVFFLEPEDSFSTNYIIRRLERHQDTRLDIIFGNYATVSDKNIRSYRFDYKEGAAGADFLFLDMGDIRTSTISLRKKDDRRFLFPEFLYKYQDWGFLVNATNLGAKVAFDEGLGVFIRCGDADTDRCRMNLDDSEQFIDAYLNASGRYISGFACKHLLASLYSENLQAFNYYSSRTERQALSSKFRAIKLYGDCLARLGLFPLGGRLLRSAREGFRR, from the coding sequence ATGGACTTATCGATTGTCATGCCCGTTTTTAACAACTCAGCCAGTTTGGCCGCCACATTAGTCAGGATGACTAATGCCTGCCTGGGGTTCGATTATGAAATTATCGTGGTTGATAATGCTTCCGACCAATCAGAGCTGGATAATATGCGCGGCTTATTGGCCGCCAATCGCCGGGCACGGTTACATGAAAATAAAGTTCGCAGTAATACGGCGGTTTCCTGTAATACCGGTTTTCGTCTGGCGCGTGCGGAAGTGGTTTTCTTTCTGGAACCGGAGGACTCCTTTAGTACCAACTATATTATCCGCCGCCTGGAACGCCATCAGGACACCCGGCTGGACATTATTTTTGGTAATTACGCCACGGTGAGTGACAAAAATATTCGCAGCTATCGATTTGATTACAAGGAGGGGGCGGCGGGGGCGGATTTTTTATTTCTCGACATGGGGGATATTCGCACCTCCACCATCAGTCTGCGTAAAAAAGATGACCGACGGTTTTTATTCCCGGAGTTCCTCTACAAGTACCAGGACTGGGGTTTTTTGGTCAATGCCACCAATCTGGGGGCCAAAGTGGCCTTTGACGAAGGGCTAGGGGTGTTCATCCGCTGCGGTGATGCCGATACGGATCGTTGCCGGATGAACCTCGACGACAGCGAACAGTTTATTGATGCCTACCTGAATGCCAGTGGCCGTTACATCAGCGGGTTTGCCTGCAAACACCTGCTGGCCTCGCTGTACAGCGAGAACCTGCAGGCTTTCAACTATTACTCATCGCGCACGGAACGCCAGGCTCTGAGCAGCAAGTTCAGGGCGATCAAACTGTACGGCGACTGCCTGGCCAGGCTAGGGCTGTTTCCGTTGGGGGGGCGTCTGTTACGCAGCGCCCGTGAGGGATTTCGGAGATGA